In a single window of the Sphingosinicella microcystinivorans genome:
- the thrS gene encoding threonine--tRNA ligase, which yields MSEMIRLTLPDGSVREMPRGTTGGDVARAIGPGLAKAALAAKVDGEVIDLERPIERDGSLALVTVKDEAEALELVRHDFAHVLAEAVQSLFPGTQITFGPATDDGFYYDLAPVRPFTEEDLPAIEEEMRRIIRADQPLRREVWDRDALIARWREMGETFKAEWAAELPEGEEISVYWSGDTWFDMCRGPHLASTGKLDPQAFKLTRVSGAYWRGDQRNAMLSRIYGTAWLNKKQLDAHLHMLEEAAKRDHRKLGQEMDLFHLQQEAHGSVFWHPKGYMVWRQLEAYMRRAIDGAGYREVKTPQVMDARQWEQSGHWGKYRENMFVIPDEVPNVEDEGPIVSADAEWMALKPMNCPAHVLIFRQGIKSYRDLPLRLYENGCCHRNEPHGALHGLMRVRQFTQDDAHIFCREDQIVDEVRAFCELADRIYKDFGFTYAIKLALRPEKRFGSDAVWDVAEAELREAVAAAGLATPEYGWEEMPGEGAFYAPKLEWHLTDAIGRTWQVGTIQSDRVMPERLDASYVGEDGERHRPVMLHRAIFGSYERFIGILIEHFAGRLPMWLAPVQAVAATIVSDADGYANDVVETLRAAGLRAEADTRNEKINYKVREHSLAKVPHLLVVGKREAEEGTVAIRTLGEERQKVMPLEAAAAWLRSEATPPDLR from the coding sequence ATGTCCGAGATGATCCGCCTCACCCTGCCCGACGGTTCCGTGCGCGAGATGCCGCGCGGCACGACGGGCGGCGACGTGGCGCGCGCGATCGGGCCGGGGCTGGCGAAGGCGGCGCTCGCGGCGAAGGTGGACGGCGAGGTCATCGACCTCGAACGGCCCATCGAGCGCGATGGGAGCCTCGCGCTCGTCACCGTGAAGGACGAGGCGGAGGCGCTCGAACTCGTGCGCCACGACTTCGCGCACGTGCTCGCCGAGGCTGTGCAGAGCCTGTTTCCGGGCACGCAGATCACCTTCGGCCCGGCCACGGATGACGGCTTCTACTACGACCTCGCGCCGGTGCGGCCGTTCACCGAGGAGGACCTCCCGGCGATCGAGGAGGAGATGCGCCGCATCATCCGCGCCGACCAGCCGCTCAGGCGCGAGGTGTGGGACCGCGACGCGCTGATCGCGCGCTGGCGCGAAATGGGCGAGACCTTCAAGGCCGAATGGGCGGCGGAGCTGCCGGAAGGCGAGGAGATCAGCGTCTACTGGTCCGGCGACACGTGGTTCGACATGTGCCGGGGGCCGCACCTCGCCTCCACGGGCAAGCTCGATCCGCAGGCCTTCAAGCTGACCCGCGTGTCGGGCGCCTACTGGCGCGGCGACCAGAGGAACGCGATGCTCTCGCGCATCTACGGCACGGCGTGGCTGAACAAGAAGCAGCTCGACGCGCACCTCCACATGCTGGAGGAAGCGGCGAAGCGCGATCACCGCAAGCTGGGCCAGGAGATGGACCTGTTCCACCTCCAGCAGGAGGCGCACGGCAGCGTCTTCTGGCACCCCAAGGGTTACATGGTCTGGCGCCAGCTCGAGGCCTACATGCGCCGCGCCATCGACGGCGCGGGCTACCGCGAGGTGAAGACGCCGCAGGTGATGGACGCGCGCCAGTGGGAGCAGTCCGGCCACTGGGGCAAGTACCGCGAGAACATGTTCGTGATCCCCGACGAGGTGCCGAACGTCGAGGACGAGGGGCCGATCGTCTCGGCGGACGCGGAGTGGATGGCGCTGAAGCCGATGAACTGCCCGGCGCACGTGCTGATCTTCCGGCAGGGCATCAAGTCGTACCGCGACCTGCCCCTCAGGCTCTACGAGAACGGCTGCTGCCACCGCAACGAGCCCCACGGCGCGCTGCACGGCCTGATGCGCGTGCGCCAGTTCACGCAGGACGACGCGCACATCTTCTGCCGCGAGGACCAGATCGTCGACGAGGTGCGCGCCTTCTGCGAGCTCGCCGACCGCATCTACAAGGATTTCGGCTTCACCTACGCGATCAAGCTGGCGCTGCGCCCGGAAAAGCGCTTCGGCAGCGACGCCGTGTGGGACGTGGCGGAGGCCGAGCTTCGCGAAGCGGTCGCCGCCGCGGGCCTTGCGACGCCCGAATACGGCTGGGAGGAAATGCCGGGCGAGGGCGCCTTCTATGCGCCGAAGCTGGAATGGCACCTGACCGACGCCATCGGCCGCACGTGGCAGGTGGGCACCATCCAGTCCGACCGCGTGATGCCCGAGCGGCTCGATGCGTCCTACGTGGGCGAGGACGGCGAGCGCCACCGCCCGGTGATGCTGCACCGCGCGATCTTCGGCAGCTACGAGCGTTTCATCGGCATCCTGATCGAGCATTTCGCGGGCAGGCTGCCGATGTGGCTCGCGCCGGTGCAGGCGGTGGCGGCGACGATCGTGTCCGACGCGGACGGCTACGCGAATGACGTGGTCGAGACGCTCCGCGCCGCCGGCCTCCGCGCCGAGGCGGATACACGCAACGAGAAGATCAACTACAAGGTCCGCGAGCACAGCCTCGCCAAGGTCCCCCACCTCCTCGTCGTCGGCAAGCGCGAGGCCGAGGAGGGCACCGTCGCCATCCGCACGCTCGGCGAGGAGCGCCAGAAGGTGATGCCGCTCGAAGCGGCGGCCGCGTGGCTGAGGTCGGAGGCGACGCCGCCGGACCTGCGCTGA
- a CDS encoding YjgN family protein: MDDATPGHTRTGDFSDGFTFHGRWQEFLPIAATNLLLTIVTLGIYRFWAKTRERRYLWSRTQFIDERLEWAGTGKEMFIGFLIVMAIFVPLLVVVQFGVQALAFRGHALAAGVLGLGTYLAIFYLVGLALFRALRYRLSRTYWHGIRGGSDDGGWNYGVSALWKYVVGFLTFGLLIPWTMVTLWRERWSKMSFGPFAFETGDSPPTRGLIGRYLLIYATPVVWGLIVAVLGMGTIFTAMTEANPRATSGMAGMFILSVFSFYILFSLLSLAYYAAFMRKVIGELGIGDLRFSFEARTMDWVMLILGNFALVIFTLGFGIMYLGYRHWSFYVRHLKVQGEVDLATLTQSTTRLRSDAEGLADAFDIGAI; this comes from the coding sequence ATGGACGACGCGACTCCGGGTCATACGAGAACCGGCGATTTTTCTGACGGCTTTACTTTCCACGGCCGCTGGCAGGAATTCCTGCCGATCGCCGCGACGAACCTGCTGCTCACCATCGTCACGCTCGGAATCTACCGCTTCTGGGCGAAGACGCGCGAACGCAGGTATCTGTGGAGCCGCACGCAGTTCATCGACGAACGGCTCGAATGGGCGGGCACCGGCAAGGAGATGTTCATCGGCTTCCTGATCGTGATGGCGATCTTCGTGCCGCTGCTCGTCGTCGTGCAGTTCGGCGTGCAGGCGCTTGCGTTTCGCGGCCACGCCCTTGCCGCGGGCGTGCTGGGCCTCGGCACCTATCTCGCGATCTTCTACCTCGTCGGCCTCGCGCTGTTCCGCGCGCTCCGCTACCGGCTGAGCCGCACCTACTGGCACGGCATCCGCGGCGGCAGCGACGACGGCGGCTGGAACTACGGCGTCTCGGCGCTGTGGAAATACGTCGTCGGCTTCCTGACCTTCGGCCTGCTCATCCCGTGGACGATGGTGACGCTGTGGCGCGAGCGCTGGAGCAAGATGAGCTTCGGCCCCTTCGCCTTCGAAACCGGCGACAGCCCGCCGACACGGGGGCTGATCGGGCGCTACCTGCTGATCTACGCGACTCCGGTGGTATGGGGATTGATCGTCGCGGTGCTGGGCATGGGCACGATCTTCACGGCCATGACCGAAGCGAACCCCCGGGCAACGTCCGGCATGGCGGGGATGTTCATCCTGTCCGTGTTCAGCTTTTACATCCTCTTCTCGCTGCTCAGCCTCGCCTACTACGCGGCGTTCATGCGCAAGGTGATCGGCGAACTCGGCATCGGCGATCTGCGCTTTTCGTTCGAGGCGCGCACGATGGACTGGGTGATGCTGATCCTCGGCAACTTCGCGCTCGTCATCTTCACGCTCGGCTTCGGCATCATGTACCTCGGCTATCGCCACTGGTCTTTCTACGTCCGGCATCTGAAGGTGCAGGGCGAGGTCGATCTGGCGACGCTGACGCAGTCGACCACGCGCCTCAGGAGCGATGCGGAAGGTCTTGCCGACGCCTTCGACATCGGGGCAATCTGA
- a CDS encoding M48 family metallopeptidase, protein MTHAWLYDGESALRRSVTLGAREGALEIAGEDGSARVSPADLVFIESRPGETIYGRKDKPGWRLGVAAPIPGGIAALLPQAERYGGWIDRVGLWRATAIGLAVSAAVLFAVYQLPHWLAPLVPDRVMKAYGNAMVGDFGGKFCAGPGGQQALDALTRRLAPGIEGLNIRVVDLPVVNAAALPGDNIVIFDELLKEAKSPEEFAGVLAHEIAHIEHRDVAEAMVRELGLGLVLTTLGGDVAGNVHGLLSLSYSRDAEAAADAEAIAMMNRARISPAPTAGFFERLAKSEDAIGRADMLVYLSSHPVSKGRAAAFRKGAVEDNDYTPALSRDEWDALVDICHNDPDRRD, encoded by the coding sequence ATGACGCACGCATGGCTGTATGATGGCGAGTCCGCGCTGCGGCGGAGCGTGACGCTCGGTGCCCGCGAAGGTGCGCTGGAGATCGCGGGCGAAGACGGCAGCGCGCGCGTCTCTCCCGCCGATCTTGTCTTCATCGAGAGCCGCCCCGGCGAGACGATCTACGGCCGCAAGGACAAGCCGGGCTGGCGGCTCGGCGTTGCGGCGCCCATACCGGGCGGGATCGCCGCGCTGCTCCCGCAGGCCGAGCGCTACGGCGGCTGGATCGACCGCGTCGGCCTGTGGCGGGCAACCGCCATCGGCCTCGCGGTATCGGCGGCGGTGCTGTTCGCCGTCTACCAGCTCCCGCACTGGCTGGCGCCGCTGGTGCCGGACCGCGTGATGAAGGCCTACGGCAATGCGATGGTCGGCGATTTCGGTGGCAAGTTCTGCGCCGGGCCGGGCGGGCAGCAGGCGCTCGACGCGCTGACGCGGCGGCTCGCACCCGGGATCGAAGGTCTCAACATCCGCGTCGTCGACCTGCCCGTCGTCAACGCCGCCGCACTCCCCGGCGATAACATCGTGATCTTCGACGAGCTGCTGAAGGAAGCCAAAAGCCCGGAAGAGTTCGCAGGCGTGCTCGCGCACGAGATCGCGCACATCGAACACCGCGACGTCGCCGAGGCGATGGTGCGCGAGCTCGGCCTCGGCCTCGTGCTGACGACGCTCGGCGGCGACGTCGCCGGGAACGTCCACGGCCTCCTCTCGCTCAGCTACAGCCGCGACGCAGAAGCCGCCGCCGACGCCGAAGCGATCGCGATGATGAACCGCGCGCGCATCTCGCCCGCGCCGACCGCGGGCTTCTTCGAACGGCTCGCGAAAAGCGAGGATGCGATCGGCCGCGCGGACATGCTCGTCTACCTCTCCTCGCACCCGGTTTCGAAGGGTCGCGCCGCCGCGTTCCGCAAGGGCGCAGTGGAGGACAACGACTACACCCCCGCGCTTTCCCGCGACGAATGGGACGCGCTGGTCGATATCTGCCATAACGACCCCGACCGGCGAGACTGA
- a CDS encoding alpha/beta hydrolase: protein MPTITSRGGVSLAYAHRAGTGPTLVFLPGYMSDMEGGKALAVDAWCAENGRACLRLDYSGCGASGGAFRDGTLARWRDDVLDVITAAAPQGPLVLIGSSMGGWLMLLVALAMPGRIAALVGIAAAPDFTDWGFSDAQKAAFARGEDLVEPSAYSDEPYVTTAAFWRSGEANRLLDGPIPLACPVRLLHGQADPDVPWSVSLRLAGALGSADVQTLLVKDGDHRLSRPQDIALLLRVIEDL, encoded by the coding sequence ATGCCCACGATCACGTCGCGCGGCGGCGTTTCGCTTGCCTACGCGCATCGCGCGGGAACCGGCCCGACGCTCGTGTTCCTGCCCGGCTACATGTCGGACATGGAAGGCGGCAAGGCGCTCGCCGTGGATGCGTGGTGCGCCGAAAACGGCCGTGCCTGCCTGCGGCTCGATTATTCGGGCTGCGGCGCGAGCGGCGGCGCGTTCAGGGACGGTACGCTCGCGCGCTGGCGCGACGACGTGCTCGACGTCATCACCGCCGCCGCGCCGCAAGGCCCGCTGGTGCTGATCGGCTCGTCGATGGGCGGCTGGCTGATGCTTCTCGTCGCACTGGCGATGCCCGGGCGCATCGCCGCGCTGGTCGGCATTGCCGCTGCGCCCGATTTCACCGACTGGGGCTTCAGCGACGCGCAGAAGGCCGCTTTCGCGCGCGGCGAGGACCTCGTCGAGCCCTCCGCCTATTCGGACGAGCCCTATGTCACCACCGCCGCCTTCTGGCGCTCGGGCGAGGCGAACCGGCTGCTGGACGGGCCGATCCCGCTTGCCTGCCCCGTGCGGCTGCTGCACGGGCAGGCCGACCCGGACGTGCCCTGGTCCGTCTCGCTCCGTCTTGCCGGGGCGCTCGGTTCAGCCGACGTACAGACGCTGCTGGTGAAAGACGGCGACCACCGCCTGTCGCGGCCGCAGGACATCGCGCTGCTGCTGCGCGTGATCGAGGACCTCTAG
- a CDS encoding tetratricopeptide repeat protein, producing MLTLAALMLMQVVAPLPGPAAPAGDRALYADCVRAANEGVPGAIDAATRWLNASGGVPARHCLGLAYMGANRPADAARAFEDAARVAESKGDASAAELYGQAGNALLLAGQYARAEVVLNNALVLAAQQGKAKGELLIDRARAREAQGNSTGARADLEQAVTLAPNDAAGWLLLGALARREERLDDARPAIANALRLAPNDPDVQLEAGNMAAMDGDYAKARALWNAAVRAGRDTPAGKAADAALLRNPE from the coding sequence ATGCTGACGCTCGCCGCCCTCATGCTGATGCAGGTGGTCGCGCCGCTGCCGGGACCGGCCGCGCCCGCCGGCGACCGCGCGCTCTACGCGGACTGCGTGCGCGCCGCGAACGAAGGCGTACCGGGCGCCATCGACGCCGCGACGCGCTGGCTGAACGCGAGCGGCGGCGTGCCCGCGCGGCACTGCCTCGGCCTTGCCTACATGGGCGCGAACCGGCCCGCCGACGCGGCGCGTGCGTTCGAGGACGCGGCGCGCGTCGCCGAATCGAAGGGCGACGCCTCCGCCGCCGAGCTTTACGGGCAGGCGGGCAACGCGCTGCTGCTCGCGGGACAGTACGCGCGCGCCGAGGTGGTGCTGAACAATGCGCTCGTGCTCGCGGCGCAGCAGGGCAAGGCGAAGGGCGAACTGCTGATCGACCGCGCCCGCGCCCGCGAGGCGCAGGGCAACAGCACCGGCGCCCGCGCCGATCTCGAACAGGCGGTCACGCTCGCGCCGAACGACGCGGCGGGCTGGCTGCTGCTGGGCGCATTGGCGCGGCGCGAGGAGCGGCTCGACGACGCGCGCCCGGCAATCGCGAACGCGCTCAGGCTCGCGCCGAACGACCCCGACGTGCAGCTCGAGGCGGGCAACATGGCGGCGATGGACGGCGACTATGCGAAGGCCCGGGCGTTGTGGAACGCCGCCGTCCGCGCCGGGCGCGACACGCCCGCCGGCAAGGCCGCCGACGCCGCGCTGCTCAGGAACCCCGAGTAG
- a CDS encoding DUF6491 family protein — MRSLFLLTAAALAGCAANDGPARQEALGAVPGKAVGEPVTCIQQRDVDRVEAVNDYVAFFHMRGSRVYRMDFPQSCRGLKNDAFRHSSSIAQYCRGDIITLFDTTTKMTTGSCGLSSFTPWELPPKGE; from the coding sequence ATGCGTAGCCTGTTTCTGCTCACTGCGGCCGCCCTCGCGGGGTGCGCCGCGAACGATGGCCCGGCGCGCCAGGAGGCGCTCGGCGCCGTGCCCGGCAAGGCCGTCGGCGAGCCCGTGACCTGCATCCAGCAGCGCGACGTCGATCGCGTCGAGGCCGTGAACGACTATGTGGCCTTCTTCCACATGCGCGGGAGCCGCGTGTACCGGATGGACTTCCCGCAAAGCTGCCGGGGCCTCAAGAACGACGCGTTCAGGCACAGCTCGTCGATCGCGCAATACTGCCGCGGCGACATCATCACGCTGTTCGACACGACGACGAAGATGACCACGGGAAGCTGCGGCCTGTCGTCGTTCACGCCGTGGGAGCTGCCGCCGAAGGGCGAATAG
- a CDS encoding gamma-glutamyltransferase family protein: MKRLAGLAMGAVMLSSAGLAAEPVLKDQGDRYSGAPHATRSAVLGLNGMAATSQPLATQVALDVLKEGGSAVDAAIAANAALGLMEPTGNGIGGDLFAIIRDPKTGKLHGLNASGRAPSGQSLAALKARIAKTPRGAQDADGTIPDWGALSVTVPGAVDGWFEMHAKFGRLPMRRVLAPAIRYAQQGFPVSELIAEYWARGTASFETLAKAGVIEEIGNMRRVYMPGGRAPKEGEVFRNPDLALTLIEIAEGGRDAFYKGSLARAMDGYFRRIGAPHRLADFAAHRSEWVDPVSVNYRGYDVWELPPNGQGIAALQMLNILEGYDLKAMGRASPDFWHVFVEAKKRAFADRARFYADPAFAKIPLAELLSKDRAAKLRAAIDMGRAAKTDMPGLAIEGAGKDTIYMAVADKDGMMVSLIQSNYRGMGSGLVPDDGSGRTLGFMFQDRGAQFSLDAKHPNAYAPGKRPFHTIIPAFLTKDGEPLMSFGLMGGAMQPQGHAQIVVNIVDFGMGVQAAGDAARFHHGGSTDPEGGAPMTDGGVVEIESGVPQAVAEALRARGHTVRYAVGPYGGYQAIWRDPGTGVYRGASEMRKDGQAAGY, from the coding sequence ATGAAGCGACTTGCCGGACTTGCGATGGGTGCCGTCATGCTGTCCTCGGCCGGCCTCGCGGCTGAGCCCGTGCTGAAGGATCAGGGCGACCGCTATTCGGGCGCGCCGCACGCCACGCGGTCTGCCGTGCTCGGGCTGAACGGGATGGCCGCGACCAGCCAGCCGCTCGCGACACAGGTCGCGCTCGACGTGCTGAAGGAGGGCGGCAGCGCCGTCGATGCGGCCATCGCGGCGAACGCCGCGCTCGGCCTGATGGAGCCGACCGGGAACGGCATCGGCGGCGACCTGTTCGCGATCATCCGGGACCCGAAGACGGGGAAGCTCCACGGCCTCAACGCCTCGGGCCGCGCGCCTTCGGGGCAGAGCCTTGCCGCGCTCAAGGCGCGCATCGCGAAGACGCCGCGCGGCGCGCAGGACGCGGACGGCACGATTCCCGATTGGGGTGCGCTTTCCGTCACGGTTCCGGGCGCGGTCGACGGCTGGTTCGAGATGCACGCGAAGTTCGGCAGGCTGCCGATGCGGCGCGTGCTCGCCCCCGCGATCCGCTACGCGCAGCAGGGCTTCCCGGTCAGCGAGCTGATCGCGGAGTACTGGGCGCGCGGCACGGCGAGCTTCGAGACGCTGGCGAAGGCGGGCGTCATCGAGGAGATCGGGAACATGCGCCGGGTCTACATGCCCGGCGGCCGCGCGCCGAAGGAAGGCGAGGTCTTCCGGAATCCCGACCTCGCGCTGACGCTGATCGAGATCGCGGAAGGCGGACGCGACGCCTTCTACAAGGGTAGCCTCGCGCGGGCGATGGACGGGTATTTCCGCCGCATCGGCGCGCCGCACCGGTTGGCGGATTTCGCCGCGCATAGGTCCGAATGGGTCGATCCCGTCTCGGTCAATTATCGCGGCTACGACGTGTGGGAGCTGCCGCCGAACGGGCAGGGCATCGCCGCGCTGCAAATGCTCAATATCCTCGAAGGCTATGACCTGAAGGCGATGGGCCGCGCTTCGCCCGACTTCTGGCACGTGTTCGTCGAGGCGAAGAAGCGCGCCTTCGCCGACCGCGCGCGCTTCTATGCGGACCCCGCCTTCGCGAAGATCCCGCTCGCCGAGCTGCTCTCGAAGGACCGCGCGGCGAAACTGCGCGCGGCGATCGACATGGGCCGCGCCGCGAAGACGGACATGCCCGGCCTTGCCATCGAAGGCGCGGGCAAGGACACGATCTACATGGCCGTGGCGGACAAGGACGGCATGATGGTGAGCCTCATCCAGTCCAACTATCGCGGCATGGGCTCGGGGCTGGTGCCGGACGACGGCAGCGGCCGCACGCTCGGCTTCATGTTTCAGGACCGCGGCGCACAGTTCAGCCTCGATGCGAAGCATCCGAACGCCTACGCGCCCGGCAAGCGCCCGTTCCACACCATCATCCCCGCTTTCCTCACGAAGGACGGCGAGCCGCTGATGAGCTTCGGCCTGATGGGCGGCGCCATGCAGCCGCAGGGCCACGCGCAGATCGTCGTCAACATCGTCGACTTCGGCATGGGCGTGCAGGCGGCGGGCGACGCGGCGCGTTTCCACCACGGCGGCTCCACCGACCCCGAAGGCGGCGCGCCGATGACGGACGGCGGCGTCGTCGAGATCGAATCGGGCGTGCCGCAGGCGGTCGCCGAGGCGCTTCGCGCGCGCGGCCACACGGTGCGCTACGCGGTCGGCCCCTATGGCGGCTATCAGGCGATCTGGCGCGATCCGGGCACCGGCGTCTATCGCGGCGCCTCCGAAATGCGGAAGGACGGGCAGGCGGCGGGCTACTAA
- the gloB gene encoding hydroxyacylglutathione hydrolase has protein sequence MLEIVRIPVLSDNYVWLAHDAASGETAVVDPAVAEPVLAEAKARGWRITQILNTHWHPDHVGGNAEIKAATGCAVTGPRGEQAKITGIDRAVGEGDRVRIGGAEGRVIDVPGHTAGHIAYSFPEDGVLFCGDTLFAMGCGRLFEGTPAQMFDSLGKLMALPDETRVYCAHEYTESNGRFALTVEPGNAALAARQAEVVAMRGRGEPTVPSTIGLERATNPFTRAEGVAELAARRTAKDNFR, from the coding sequence ATGCTCGAGATCGTCCGCATCCCCGTGCTTTCCGACAACTACGTCTGGCTGGCGCACGATGCGGCGAGCGGCGAGACGGCGGTGGTCGATCCCGCCGTCGCAGAGCCGGTGCTCGCCGAGGCGAAGGCGCGCGGCTGGCGGATCACGCAGATCCTGAACACGCACTGGCACCCCGACCATGTCGGCGGCAACGCGGAGATCAAGGCGGCCACGGGCTGCGCCGTCACCGGCCCGAGGGGCGAGCAGGCGAAGATCACCGGCATCGACCGCGCGGTGGGCGAGGGCGATAGGGTACGGATCGGCGGCGCCGAAGGCCGCGTCATCGACGTGCCCGGCCACACGGCCGGGCATATCGCCTACAGCTTCCCCGAAGACGGCGTCCTCTTCTGCGGCGATACGCTGTTCGCGATGGGCTGCGGGCGGCTGTTCGAGGGCACGCCCGCGCAGATGTTCGACAGCCTCGGCAAGCTGATGGCGCTGCCCGACGAGACGCGCGTCTACTGCGCGCACGAATACACCGAATCGAACGGGCGTTTCGCGCTGACGGTCGAGCCCGGAAACGCGGCGCTTGCGGCGCGGCAGGCCGAAGTCGTCGCCATGCGCGGGCGCGGCGAGCCGACCGTGCCGTCCACCATCGGCCTCGAACGCGCCACGAACCCGTTCACGCGCGCCGAGGGCGTTGCCGAACTCGCGGCGCGGCGCACGGCGAAGGACAATTTCCGATAG
- a CDS encoding VOC family protein — MKYLHTMVRVSDLEASIAFYNLLGLDEVRRMDSEAGRFTLVYLAAPGDEDAQVELTFNWDPEVYTGGRNFGHLAYAVDDIYDSCRRLMDGGVTINRPPRDGHMAFVRSPDGVSIELLQKGERLPPAEPWASMPNTGVW; from the coding sequence ATGAAGTATCTCCATACGATGGTGCGCGTCAGCGATCTCGAGGCGAGCATCGCCTTCTACAATTTGCTCGGCCTCGACGAGGTGCGCCGGATGGACAGCGAGGCCGGGCGCTTCACGCTCGTCTATCTCGCCGCGCCCGGCGACGAGGACGCGCAGGTGGAACTCACCTTCAACTGGGACCCCGAGGTCTACACGGGCGGGCGCAACTTCGGCCATCTCGCCTATGCGGTGGACGACATCTACGACTCCTGCCGGCGGCTGATGGACGGCGGCGTCACCATCAACCGCCCGCCGCGCGACGGGCACATGGCGTTCGTGCGCTCGCCGGACGGCGTCTCGATCGAGCTTCTGCAAAAGGGCGAGCGCCTGCCGCCCGCCGAGCCGTGGGCCTCGATGCCCAACACGGGGGTCTGGTAG
- a CDS encoding acyl-CoA thioesterase: MPRADFRFSFPKRVRYAECDPQGIVFNSRYLEYLDIGITEYWRAVGIYALSPTGMGPEFHVARNVVEYKKPVLLDEMIDICVRCRRIGNSSFHLDYEIHGAGADDLRAVGEQVAVNVAEARGAPAPVPDWVVRCFEDYEGRPLRAEKAAA; this comes from the coding sequence ATGCCGCGCGCCGATTTCCGGTTCTCGTTCCCCAAGCGCGTCCGCTACGCGGAATGCGATCCGCAGGGCATCGTCTTCAACTCCCGCTATCTCGAATATCTCGACATCGGCATCACCGAATACTGGCGCGCGGTCGGCATCTACGCCCTGTCGCCGACCGGCATGGGCCCCGAGTTCCACGTCGCGCGCAACGTCGTGGAATACAAGAAGCCGGTGCTGCTCGACGAGATGATCGACATCTGCGTACGCTGCCGCCGCATCGGCAACAGCTCGTTCCACCTCGACTACGAGATTCACGGCGCGGGTGCGGACGACCTGCGCGCGGTCGGCGAGCAGGTGGCGGTGAACGTCGCCGAAGCACGCGGTGCCCCCGCGCCGGTGCCGGACTGGGTCGTCCGCTGTTTCGAGGATTATGAAGGGCGCCCGCTCAGGGCGGAAAAGGCAGCCGCATGA
- a CDS encoding SIMPL domain-containing protein codes for MAADTANRNSSLIIAAAILAIGVILGGYLLGDGLKRARLADRAVMMRGLAERDVTADLATWTIRTLSTGNNFAAVQADAAQDAETIRTYLGEHGFTAADLQPAGISVSQWNNNGIDQIQVRQQFRLRTTRIAEAKAAHAGQAALLARGVALEDGGPSIAYSFTKLNDVKPAMIAEATKDARKGAEQFAKDSGASVGSIRSASQGYFSIQSRDGDSGGPADASPEQKVRVVTTVEFYLKD; via the coding sequence ATGGCCGCTGACACCGCCAACCGCAACTCATCACTCATCATAGCCGCCGCCATTCTGGCGATCGGCGTCATCCTCGGCGGCTATCTCCTCGGCGACGGGCTGAAGCGCGCGCGCCTCGCCGACCGCGCCGTCATGATGCGTGGGCTCGCCGAGCGCGACGTGACCGCCGACCTCGCCACGTGGACGATCCGCACGCTCTCGACGGGCAACAACTTCGCCGCCGTGCAGGCCGACGCCGCGCAGGACGCGGAAACGATCCGCACCTATCTCGGCGAGCACGGCTTCACCGCAGCCGACCTCCAGCCCGCGGGCATCAGCGTCAGCCAGTGGAACAACAACGGCATCGACCAGATTCAGGTGCGCCAGCAGTTCCGCCTGCGCACCACCAGAATCGCCGAGGCCAAGGCCGCGCACGCCGGGCAGGCGGCGCTGCTGGCGCGCGGCGTCGCGCTGGAGGACGGCGGGCCCTCGATCGCCTACAGCTTCACGAAGCTGAACGATGTGAAGCCGGCGATGATCGCGGAAGCCACCAAGGACGCGCGCAAGGGCGCCGAACAGTTCGCCAAGGATTCGGGCGCGAGCGTCGGCAGCATCCGCTCGGCGAGCCAGGGCTATTTCTCGATCCAGTCGCGCGACGGCGATTCGGGCGGCCCCGCCGACGCATCGCCGGAGCAGAAGGTGCGCGTGGTGACGACGGTGGAGTTCTACCTGAAAGACTGA